The following proteins come from a genomic window of Pocillopora verrucosa isolate sample1 chromosome 6, ASM3666991v2, whole genome shotgun sequence:
- the LOC131777679 gene encoding uncharacterized protein, translated as MMSSSGSSYSSLGNKDVSEMIRHFKFICVCIFLIPQPTDGGSVTWYEPSPKRTTSNTAEVLPPGIVQVYEGSSATLNWNFNVSVGLGLGFVIKFNTVGVVSIRADGSTAIPIRDEFQKRFNVRATPQSASLSISPVTIADDKSNGEFSCELSDGKGDTWKRAIQVHVIVPINGAGITGNATVLEGKNLELICEASSRIEPNITWTKKKPGSQGNTGVVQEGKVLTITNIKRADAGTFTCTAYNGFGQPENQTVYVDVTYPVTIVKFETEYIVDVQDNVTLNCEAEGNPPPTYTWTPCKDPKVCNTNTLNISRVLNDASYTCRVANLYRDDSKTANVYIGGKVIYITIVITSEISGDEKYNQSSLLEKLKKPLREAFADKLGYEGVQLIGVRFRSVNVDLALKFNSTTKEKDVLIILNNVAKDGKLGEFSVGAIKGTRPDVEPTSKGTPTPTDDPSGGFAWWIILIIVLAVVIVLVLVVILVKKKGSCCLPVNNGKRPRVHSDEGRGIATEADNQYAAAGPNVNYRASNPSSEPSVTYEVAIKSSEGRRGNKAGAPREQLPEYAVVDKTKKKKKTPKPGELQYAELGEITGRGQKGTMPRVSGTDTVYADIKS; from the exons ATGATGTCTTCATCAGGCTCGTCATACTCATCTTTGGGAAACAAAGACGTTTCTGAAATGATTCgtcatttcaaatttatttgtgtGTGTATTTTCCTTATACCCCAACCAACAG ATGGCGGAAGTGTCACATGGTATGAACCTTCTCCTAAGAGGACAACTTCAAATACAGCTGAAGTGCTTCCCCCAGGCATTGTACAGGTTTATGAAGGATCTTCTGCCACACTGAACTGGAACTTCAATGTGTCAGTAGGTCTTGGTCTTGGTTTTGTCATAAAATTCAACACTGTTGGTGTAGTCAGCATTAGAGCAGATGGTTCAACAGCAATTCCTATTAGAGATGAATTTCAGAAACGATTCAACGTAAGGGCGACTCCACAAAGTGCTTCTCTGTCAATCTCTCCCGTCACTATTGCTGACGATAAGTCTAATGGAGAATTTAGCTGTGAATTAAGTGATGGCAAAGGCGATACTTGGAAACGAGCAATTCAGGTGCATGTCATAG TTCCAATAAATGGAGCTGGTATTACAGGTAATGCAACTGTTCTTGAAGGCAAAAACTTGGAGTTAATCTGTGAGGCATCAAGTCGAATAGAACCAAACATCACCTGGACCAAAAAGAAGCCTGGAAGCCAAGGAAATACTGGTGTGGTGCAAGAAGGAAAAGTGCTGACTATAACAAACATCAAAAGGGCTGATGCAGGAACATTTACCTGTACAGCATACAATGGCTTTGGTCAACCAGAGAACCAAACAGTTTACGTGGATGTTACTT ATCCAGTCAcgattgttaaatttgaaactgAGTATATTGTTGATGTACAAGATAATGTAACTCTTAACTGTGAAGCAGAGGGGAACCCTCCACCTACTTACACTTGGACTCCATGCAAGGACCCAAAAGTTTGTAACACAAATACTCTTAACATTTCACGAGTCCTTAATGATGCCAGCTATACCTGCAGAGTGGCCAATCTGTATAGAGATGATTCAAAAACTGCCAATGTTT ACATTGGAGGAAAAGTGATTTACATAACTATTGTCATCACAAGTGAAATCTCTGGAGATGAAAAATACAACCAATCCTCATTactggagaaattaaaaaagccg CTTAGGGAGGCTTTTGCTGATAAACTTGGTTATGAAGGAGTGCAGTTGATAGGTGTGAG GTTTAGAAGTGTCAATGTTGACCTTGCACTAAAATTCAACTCCactacaaaggaaaaagatgtTCTCATAATACTTAATAATGTTGCAAAAGATGGAAAGCTGGGAGAGTTTAGTGTGGGTGCCATTAAAGGGACGAGGCCTGATGTGGAACCAACAAGTAAAGGAACCCCAACACCAACTGATGATCCCTCAGGAG GGTTCGCCTGGTGGATCATTTTGATCATTGTGTTAGCGGTAGTAATCGTTCTGGTTTTAGTGGTCATACTTGTTAAAAAGAAAGGCTCATGCTGTCTTCCCGTGAACAATGGAAAGCGTCCAAGGG TCCACTCCGATGAAGGACGAGGCATAGCGAC GGAAGCGGACAACCAGTATGCAGCTGCGGGTCCTAATGTCAACTATCGAGCCTCCAATCCATCGTCTGAGCCTTCAGTGACTTATGAAGTTGCTATTAAGAGTTCTGAGGGAAGAAGAGGGAATAAAGCAGGTGCACCGAGAGAGCAACTTCCAGAATATGCAGTGGTCGATAAaaccaagaagaaaaagaag